Proteins encoded by one window of Kribbella flavida DSM 17836:
- a CDS encoding carbohydrate ABC transporter permease encodes MSRGILSGSDWRRPGIRRTAYGVHGVLLVLLFLAGLGPMLWLAKAAITPTQDTLRAPLEIFPNGVDWANLSTAWTRVEIDKYFFNTVVLAAGSWLVQLLVATTAGFALAVLRPRYGKVLTGVVLATLFVPSVVLLVPLYLTVVDPPLLKASLTNSFWAVWLPAGANAFNILLVQRFFANLPREVFEAATVDGAGPFRLFWSVVLPMSRPILGVVSVFAVIAAWKDFLWPLLVLPDPDLQPLSVRLPALQRFVELDVFLAALAISTVIPVALFLVFQRLFLKSGALGGAVKG; translated from the coding sequence ATGAGCAGGGGCATCCTGTCCGGTTCCGACTGGCGCCGCCCGGGCATCCGTCGTACGGCGTACGGGGTGCACGGCGTGCTGCTGGTCCTGCTGTTCCTGGCGGGGCTGGGACCGATGCTGTGGCTCGCCAAGGCGGCGATCACGCCGACTCAGGACACGCTGCGGGCTCCGCTCGAGATCTTCCCGAACGGGGTCGACTGGGCCAACCTGTCGACCGCGTGGACCCGGGTGGAGATCGACAAGTACTTCTTCAACACCGTCGTGCTCGCGGCCGGGTCCTGGCTGGTCCAGTTGCTGGTGGCAACGACGGCCGGTTTCGCCCTCGCCGTCCTGCGGCCGCGGTACGGCAAGGTGCTGACCGGGGTGGTGCTGGCGACGCTGTTCGTGCCGTCGGTGGTGCTGCTCGTCCCGCTGTACCTGACGGTGGTCGACCCACCGTTGCTCAAGGCTTCACTGACCAACTCGTTCTGGGCGGTCTGGCTGCCGGCCGGGGCCAACGCGTTCAACATCCTGCTGGTCCAGCGGTTCTTCGCGAACCTGCCGCGGGAGGTGTTCGAGGCCGCCACGGTCGACGGCGCGGGGCCGTTCCGGCTGTTCTGGTCGGTGGTGCTGCCGATGTCGCGGCCGATTCTCGGAGTGGTCTCGGTGTTCGCCGTGATCGCCGCCTGGAAGGACTTTCTCTGGCCGTTGCTGGTGCTGCCCGATCCCGATCTGCAGCCGCTGTCGGTGCGGCTGCCCGCGTTGCAACGTTTCGTCGAGCTCGACGTGTTTCTCGCCGCGCTCGCGATCTCCACTGTCATCCCGGTCGCACTGTTCCTGGTGTTCCAGCGCCTCTTCCTGAAGTCCGGGGCGCTGGGTGGTGCGGTCAAGGGGTGA